A DNA window from Candidatus Eremiobacterota bacterium contains the following coding sequences:
- a CDS encoding M20 family metallopeptidase — MDIKDRIIQRVDSLSGEIVAVSRYIHRNPEEGYKEFKASKYLHEKLESQGFTVEHPMKSIPTALRAAPAGRRGKPAVGFMAEYDCLPGIGHGCGHNLIAASAFGAAAAMAPFLEETGGSVWFFGTPAEEYDGGKIPMLAEGVFAPIDVALEMHPECLWMVNTITLAMDALEIQFRGRAAHAACAPHEGVNALDAMITFFNAVNALRQQVKPDIRIHGIITHGGTYPNIIPDFTAARFYVRSMKRCDLGIVTEKMKNCARGAAKATGCRLKIKSFERSMDDMFNNPVVMGLLEENLGRLGVTDIAREDLEPGSTDFGNVSHVVPSVYMYAATAPPGKPLHTKEFARLSATEPAHESLILSVKAMALTACDLLTDGALLKRVQEAFVGRAQ; from the coding sequence ATGGACATCAAGGACAGGATCATTCAAAGGGTGGACTCACTTTCCGGGGAGATCGTGGCGGTGAGCCGCTATATCCACCGGAATCCCGAGGAGGGTTACAAGGAGTTCAAAGCTTCAAAGTATCTGCATGAGAAGCTGGAGTCCCAGGGCTTCACCGTCGAGCACCCCATGAAATCAATTCCCACGGCCCTGAGGGCTGCCCCCGCAGGGCGGCGAGGGAAGCCGGCTGTCGGGTTCATGGCTGAGTATGACTGCCTTCCCGGCATCGGTCATGGCTGCGGCCACAACCTCATCGCGGCGTCAGCATTCGGGGCCGCCGCAGCAATGGCGCCATTCCTCGAGGAAACGGGCGGGAGCGTCTGGTTTTTCGGCACTCCTGCCGAGGAGTATGACGGGGGGAAGATTCCCATGCTGGCCGAGGGAGTCTTCGCTCCCATCGACGTGGCACTGGAGATGCACCCCGAATGCCTCTGGATGGTGAACACCATCACCCTTGCCATGGATGCCCTGGAGATCCAGTTCAGGGGCAGGGCGGCCCATGCCGCCTGTGCTCCCCATGAGGGTGTCAATGCCCTTGACGCGATGATCACCTTTTTTAATGCCGTCAATGCCCTCAGGCAGCAGGTAAAGCCTGACATACGCATCCACGGGATCATCACCCATGGGGGGACCTATCCCAACATCATTCCCGACTTCACGGCAGCCCGCTTTTATGTGCGCTCCATGAAAAGGTGCGATCTCGGCATTGTCACTGAGAAGATGAAGAATTGCGCCCGCGGTGCCGCAAAAGCCACGGGCTGCAGGCTGAAGATCAAGAGCTTTGAGCGCTCAATGGACGACATGTTTAACAATCCTGTCGTGATGGGGCTCCTCGAGGAGAACCTTGGGAGGCTCGGAGTCACTGACATCGCCAGGGAGGACCTTGAGCCAGGCTCGACGGACTTCGGAAACGTGAGCCACGTGGTGCCCTCGGTCTATATGTACGCCGCCACTGCGCCGCCGGGAAAGCCGCTCCACACAAAGGAGTTTGCCCGCCTCTCCGCAACGGAGCCTGCCCATGAGAGCCTTATTCTCTCCGTGAAGGCGATGGCCCTCACTGCCTGTGACCTCCTTACTGATGGAGCTCTGTTGAAGAGGGTCCAGGAGGCCTTCGTGGGGCGGGCCCAGTGA